Within Metabacillus sp. KUDC1714, the genomic segment TAATGTTATGAAAGAAGTTGTAAAAGCAGCTGAAGCAGGTAAGCCTGTCCTTGGCGTATGTAATGGATTCCAGATTTTATTAGAAGTAGGATTACTTCCAGGAGCGATGAAAAGAAACGAGAACTTAAAGTTTATGTGTCGACCAGTAAATCTAAAGGTTGCCAATAATGAGACAGCTTTTACGTCTACATATAAACAAGATGAGATTATCTCCGTTCCGATTGCACATGGAGAAGGGAATTATTATTGTGATGAAGAAACACTTCAAACGCTTAAAGCAAACAATCAAATTGTGTTTACGTACGAAACGAATCCAAATGGGAGCTTAGTGGATATCGCTGGTATTACTAATGAACGTGGAAATGTTTTAGGAATGATGCCACATCCTGAACGTGCGGTTGACGAGTTACTAGGAAGTGCAGATGGATTAAAATTATTTCAATCAATTGTGAAAAACTGGAGGGAATCTCATGTCACTACTGCTTGAACCAACTAACCAGATGATAAAAGATGAAAAAGTCTACAGACAAATGGGTGTAAGTGATGATGAGTTTGCCCTTATTGAAAAGATAATCGGTCGTCTTCCAAATTACACTGAAATCGGAATTTTCTCAGTTATGTGGTCTGAACACTGCAGCTATAAAAATTCTAAGCCTATTTTGAAGAAATTCCCTATAACAGGAGAAAAAGTATTACAAGGTCCTGGTGAAGGAGCGGGGATTGTCGATATCGGTGACAATCAAGCGGTTGTGTTTAAAATTGAAAGTCATAACCACCCTTCAGCAATTGAGCCATACCAAGGTGCAGCAACTGGTGTGGGTGGTATCATTCGTGACGTATTCTCTATGGGAGCAAGACCAATTGCAATCTTAAACTCTTTACGCTTCGGTGAATTACAAACGCCACGTGTTAAATATTTGTTTGAAGAGGTTGTTGCTGGTATTGCTGGCTACGGTAACTGTATTGGGATTCCAACAGTAGGTGGGGAAATCCAATTTGACAGCTCATACGAAGGAAATCCGCTTGTTAATGCAATGTGTGTTGGGTTAATTAATCATGAAGATATTAAAAAAGGTCTGGCAAAAGGCGTTGGCAACACGGTTATGTATGTTGGAGCTAAAACTGGTCGTGATGGAATTCATGGTGCGACATTTGCATCTGAGGAATTGACTGAGGATTCTGGCGAAAATCGTCCAGCTGTTCAAGTTGGGGATCCATTCATGGAGAAACTATTACTAGAAGCTTGTCTTGAAGTCGTAAAAAATGATGCTCTAGTAGGTATTCAAGATATGGGTGCTGCCGGATTAACAAGCTCATCAGCTGAAATGGCTAGTAAAGCTGGATCTGGTATCGAAATGAATCTAGACCTTATCCCACAACGTGAAACAGGCATGACGCCATATGAAATGATGCTTTCTGAATCACAAGAAAGAATGCTACTTGTTATTGAAAAGGGAAGAGAGCAGGAGATCATTGACCTGTTTGAAAAATATGATTTAGAAGCTGTAACAGTAGGTAAAGTTACAGACGATAAAATGCTTCGTCTTTTCCATAAAGGAGAAGTAGTTTGTGAGCTTCCAGTTGATGCACTAGCTGAAGAAGCACCAGTTTATCATAAACCTTCAGCAGTACCTGCGTACTTTGAAGAGTTCCAACAAATGGACGTAGCGCCAATTCAAGTGGATAACTATAAAGAGACGCTTATTAATTTATTAAGCCAACCGACAATTGCAAGTAAAGAATGGGTATATGATCAATATGATTATATGGTACGTACAAATACAGTTGTAGCACCAGGCTCTGACGCTGCAGTTGTTCGTATTCGTGATACGAAAAAGGCATTAGCAATGACAACTGACTGTAATTCTCGTTACCTTTATTTAGATCCTGAAGTTGGCGGACAAATTGCAGTAGCTGAAGCTGCACGTAATATTGTTTGTTCAGGTGCAACACCATTAGCTATTACAGATAACTTAAACTTCGGTAATCCTGAAAAGCCTGAGATTTTCTGGCAAATTGAAAAAGCGGCAGACGGTATTAGTGAAGCATGTCGTGTGTTAGATACACCTGTAATTGGTGGAAATGTATCGTTATACAATGAAACGAACGGAACGGCAATCTATCCTACACCTGTTATTGGTATGGTTGGGTTAATTGAAGATACAGACTATATTACGACTCAAGATTTCAAAGCTGCTGGAGATCTTATTTACTTAATTGGGGAAACTAAGCCTGAATTCGGTGGAAGTGAGCTTCAAAAGCTAACTTACGGAAAAATCTTTGGTAAATCACCAGAGCTTGATTTAGAGAAGGAAAGAAATACATTAGGACAGCTTTCAAAAGCGATCCGTGCAAATACAGTAGCATCTGCTCATGATGTATCAGAAGGTGGAGTTGCTGTTGCCCTAGCAGAGCCTCTATTTGGTGGTAACGGGCTTGGAGCAACTGTAACACTTAATGGTGATGCAACAACTGCATTATTTAGTGAATCACAAACAAGATTTGTTGTTTCAGTGAAAAAGGAAAGTCAACAAGCGTTTGAACAACTGGTTAATGCGGTTTGTATTGGCGAAGTAACTGATACAGGAAAACTTATCATAAATAACGAAAACGATGAATCACTTGTCGATGCATCTGTTGAAGAATTGAAGGATGCATGGAAAGGAGCTATCCCATGCTTGCTGAAATCAAGGGATTAAATGAAGAGTGTGGCGTTTTTGGAATTTGGGGGCATAAAGAAGCGGCTCAAATTACGTACTATGGTTTACACAGTCTTCAGCACAGAGGTCAAGAAGGTGCAGGGATTGTTACAACTGATGGTGAGAAGCTAACAGGCATGAAGGGGTTAGGCCTAATTTCCGAGGTTTTCGGAAATGGTAAATTGAACCAGTTATCTGGTAAAGGGGCTATAGGACATGTTCGTTATGCGACTGCAGGTGGAGGCGGATATGAAAATGTCCAGCCTTTACTTTTTAAATCACATAGCGGAAGTTTAGCACTCGCACATAACGGAAACCTTGTTAATGCTAATCAGCTTAAACATCAGCTTGAGAGCCAAGGTAGTATTTTTCAAACAACTTCGGATACAGAGGTGCTTGCACATCTAATAAGAAGAAGCGGCTATAAGGATATGAAGGAAGCTGTCAAAAGTGCGTTATCAGTGATTAAGGGAGCATATGCTTTCTTAATTATGACTGAAACAGAAATGATGGTTGCGCTAGATCCTAATGGTTTGCGTCCTTTGTCAATCGGTGTAATGGGAGATGCTTATGTCGTTGCTTCAGAAACATGTGCCTTTGATGTTGTTGGAGCAAAATACGAAAGAGATGTTCAACCAGGAGAGCTGTTAATAATTAATGATGAAGGAATTCGCTCTGAGCGTTTCTCAATGAATATTAATCGTTCAATTTGTAGTATGGAGTATATTTATTTCTCTCGTCCAGATAGCAATATTGATGGAATTAATGTTCACACAGCTCGTAAAAACCTCGGTAAACGTTTAGCTGTCGAGTCTGAAATTGATGCTGATGTTGTAACGGGTGTACCGGATTCTAGTATTTCTGCTGCGATTGGATTTGCTGAGTTAACTGGTATCCCATATGAGCTAGGCCTGATTAAGAATCGTTATGTAGGACGTACTTTTATACAACCTTCACAAGAATTACGTGAGCAAGGTGTAAAAATGAAGTTATCGGCTGTACGT encodes:
- the purL gene encoding phosphoribosylformylglycinamidine synthase subunit PurL, which translates into the protein MSLLLEPTNQMIKDEKVYRQMGVSDDEFALIEKIIGRLPNYTEIGIFSVMWSEHCSYKNSKPILKKFPITGEKVLQGPGEGAGIVDIGDNQAVVFKIESHNHPSAIEPYQGAATGVGGIIRDVFSMGARPIAILNSLRFGELQTPRVKYLFEEVVAGIAGYGNCIGIPTVGGEIQFDSSYEGNPLVNAMCVGLINHEDIKKGLAKGVGNTVMYVGAKTGRDGIHGATFASEELTEDSGENRPAVQVGDPFMEKLLLEACLEVVKNDALVGIQDMGAAGLTSSSAEMASKAGSGIEMNLDLIPQRETGMTPYEMMLSESQERMLLVIEKGREQEIIDLFEKYDLEAVTVGKVTDDKMLRLFHKGEVVCELPVDALAEEAPVYHKPSAVPAYFEEFQQMDVAPIQVDNYKETLINLLSQPTIASKEWVYDQYDYMVRTNTVVAPGSDAAVVRIRDTKKALAMTTDCNSRYLYLDPEVGGQIAVAEAARNIVCSGATPLAITDNLNFGNPEKPEIFWQIEKAADGISEACRVLDTPVIGGNVSLYNETNGTAIYPTPVIGMVGLIEDTDYITTQDFKAAGDLIYLIGETKPEFGGSELQKLTYGKIFGKSPELDLEKERNTLGQLSKAIRANTVASAHDVSEGGVAVALAEPLFGGNGLGATVTLNGDATTALFSESQTRFVVSVKKESQQAFEQLVNAVCIGEVTDTGKLIINNENDESLVDASVEELKDAWKGAIPCLLKSRD
- the purF gene encoding amidophosphoribosyltransferase codes for the protein MLAEIKGLNEECGVFGIWGHKEAAQITYYGLHSLQHRGQEGAGIVTTDGEKLTGMKGLGLISEVFGNGKLNQLSGKGAIGHVRYATAGGGGYENVQPLLFKSHSGSLALAHNGNLVNANQLKHQLESQGSIFQTTSDTEVLAHLIRRSGYKDMKEAVKSALSVIKGAYAFLIMTETEMMVALDPNGLRPLSIGVMGDAYVVASETCAFDVVGAKYERDVQPGELLIINDEGIRSERFSMNINRSICSMEYIYFSRPDSNIDGINVHTARKNLGKRLAVESEIDADVVTGVPDSSISAAIGFAELTGIPYELGLIKNRYVGRTFIQPSQELREQGVKMKLSAVRGVVEGKRVVMVDDSIVRGTTSKRIVTMLREAGAKEVHVRISSPPIANPCFYGIDTSTHEELIASSNSVEEIRQMIGADSLAFLSVEGLLEGIGRTYEGETKGQCLACFTGRYPTEIYQDTVLPHEKA
- the purQ gene encoding phosphoribosylformylglycinamidine synthase subunit PurQ — encoded protein: MKFAVIVFPGSNCDVDMYHAIKDELGEEVEYVWHDETDLSGFDGILLPGGFSYGDYLRSGAIAGFSNVMKEVVKAAEAGKPVLGVCNGFQILLEVGLLPGAMKRNENLKFMCRPVNLKVANNETAFTSTYKQDEIISVPIAHGEGNYYCDEETLQTLKANNQIVFTYETNPNGSLVDIAGITNERGNVLGMMPHPERAVDELLGSADGLKLFQSIVKNWRESHVTTA